A region from the Aegilops tauschii subsp. strangulata cultivar AL8/78 chromosome 5, Aet v6.0, whole genome shotgun sequence genome encodes:
- the LOC109746042 gene encoding F-box/FBD/LRR-repeat protein At1g13570 gives MGNYLTSRITAEKHVHVKTLKNSKGRPDVKFHDLPEDVLCAILSKLPVKEAVRTSVLSTDWRCTWTACPRLSFGVNDVCKNVKMKHQHTQMFIDRVNAVLGKHCGRVVDQLEIKFIFESKLVDHLNNWIRFAMSTHAKNLAFDLAPPSNLLKYGDHYRFPFELLDNKSISCLACLQLSFVCFKPPPADFIGFPNLRKLDLHVVKTTRQDLESILCSCITLEWLSIVRCHLKDEMKVVLQPLSQLQYLKIMHCEVTKIEFDAANLSTFVYDGPYIPITLHHATKLENAKFWFRGAVFQRAATSLLNGLPDVQNLTLQLGMQRLESRWTLNSPRVFSHLRHVQILLVIHHEDSDKILYLVSFLRVSPFIEKLEVHFRGLYTMWFATDGPSRQEIPLLEDKYVNLKDMHVTGFKGARGQAEFIMHVVENAPAIQVVTVDTAQRLTDALDPGEPTPRVDSAALDMVRGPLLKRLPPNAKLSLI, from the exons ATGGGGAACTATCTGACGAGTAGAATAACGGCAGAGAAGCATGTCCATGTCAAGACACTGAAGAATAGCAAGGGAAGGCCTGACGTTAAATTTCATGACCTTCCAGAG GATGTACTGTGTGCAATTTTATCGAAATTACCTGTGAAAGAGGCTGTTCGGACCAGTGTTTTGTCGACTGACTGGAGATGTACATGGACAGCTTGCCCCAGGCTAAGCTTCGGTGTCAATGATGTATGTAAGAATGTGAAAATGAAACATCAGCACACCCAGATGTTCATTGACCGTGTTAATGCGGTTTTGGGGAAGCACTGTGGCAGGGTTGTTGACCAACTTGAAATTAAATTTATATTCGAGAGCAAGCTTGTTGATCACCTCAATAACTGGATTAGATTTGCTATGTCGACCCACGCAAAGAATCTAGCTTTTGATTTGGCGCCACCGTCCAATCTTCTGAAATATGGGGATCATTACAGATTCCCATTTGAGCTTTTAGACAACAAAAGTATATCCTGTCTAGCGTGTCTTCAACTTAGCTTTGTGTGTTTCAAACCACCTCCTGCCGATTTCATAGGTTTCCCAAACCTAAGAAAGCTTGATCTCCATGTGGTGAAGACCACTAGGCAGGATCTCGAGAGTATCTTGTGCAGTTGCATTACTCTTGAGTGGCTAAGCATAGTCAGATGCCATCTCAAGGATGAAATGAAGGTGGTTCTGCAGCCATTGTCCCAACTGCAGTACTTGAAAATCATGCACTGTGAGGTAACCAAGATAGAGTTCGATGCTGCAAATCTATCCACCTTTGTTTATGATGGACCATACATACCTATTACCCTCCATCATGCTACGAAACTGGAGAATGCAAAATTTTGGTTCCGCGGTGCGGTTTTTCAGCGTGCTGCCACGTCACTCCTCAATGGGCTACCAGATGTACAAAACCTGACATTGCAACTTGGAATGCAACGCCTAGAG AGCCGGTGGACATTAAATAGCCCTCGTGTGTTTTCTCACCTCAGGCATGTGCAGATACTGTTGGTTATACATCATGAAGACAGTGACAAAATCCTCTACTTAGTTTCTTTTCTAAGGGTTTCTCCGTTCATTGAGAAGTTGGAAGTACAT TTCCGTGGCCTTTATACTATGTGGTTTGCAACCGATGGACCTTCGAGACAAGAAATACCGCTGTTGGAAGATAAATATGTGAATCTGAAGGACATGCATGTTACAGGATTCAAAGGGGCAAGAGGCCAAGCTGAATTCATCATGCACGTGGTTGAAAATGCTCCTGCAATACAGGTCGTAACTGTAGACACAGCTCAAAGGCTAACCGATGCTTTGGATCCAGGGGAACCAACCCCTAGAGTAGATAGTGCTGCTCTTGATATGGTTAGAGGCCCTCTCCTGAAGAGGCTCCCACCGAATGCAAAACTTTCACTTATTTAA